The following are encoded together in the Natronolimnobius sp. AArcel1 genome:
- a CDS encoding flippase produces MSTTDTIVDGFKANLISKVVEVVVNGLLILLLTRVFLTNEEYGLFSLAIAIFSISVFFSQMGLAKSAARYVTEYRERDPSMIPVIVRRSLLCNLATIAIVSTVVVVFREPIIAQFGEPELLSLFSIGVLFIVGQTLRSYVYFLCQGFNRVAWSSILSIVSNLGIFVFTVVLLSLGFGIPGAVLGYAAGYALGATVGLFVLYRWVSQMPAEITATESDSPDDSDATVTDSEEKGLTRRILEYSLPLSVTGASAIMFKRVDIVLVGAFLTPIAVAYYTLAKQLTEFVIAPASSLGFAVAPTFGESKSSNDIERASSIYRTALEYNLLLYIPAAAGMILVADPAIRLVFGADYLGAIPLVQILAIFVVLESINKITNDALDYLGRARHRAISKGGAAILNVGLNLALLPIIGVAGAAISTVVSYVLMVIVNLYLIHLELSLSGRALAVTVAKTCSIALGMSLIVVAFLPYVSGLITLFAAIGIGVAVWLALAVGSGLLDIRWAMSQLS; encoded by the coding sequence ATGTCTACGACAGATACGATCGTTGACGGATTCAAGGCGAACCTTATCAGCAAAGTCGTCGAAGTGGTCGTCAACGGCCTTCTCATCTTACTGCTGACTCGCGTATTCCTGACGAACGAAGAGTACGGCCTGTTCTCGCTTGCGATTGCGATCTTTTCGATTTCCGTCTTCTTTAGCCAGATGGGGCTGGCCAAATCGGCTGCCCGCTACGTCACGGAGTATCGCGAGCGCGATCCCTCGATGATTCCGGTCATCGTTCGCCGATCACTGCTGTGTAATCTCGCTACGATTGCGATCGTCTCGACAGTGGTCGTCGTGTTCCGTGAACCAATTATCGCGCAGTTTGGCGAACCCGAACTGCTGTCGCTGTTTTCGATCGGCGTCCTCTTCATCGTTGGGCAGACGCTTCGGTCGTACGTCTACTTCCTCTGTCAGGGCTTCAATCGGGTCGCCTGGAGTTCGATTCTCTCGATCGTCTCGAATCTCGGCATATTCGTGTTCACAGTCGTCCTGCTCTCACTCGGCTTTGGCATTCCCGGCGCGGTACTTGGCTACGCCGCTGGCTATGCACTGGGCGCAACGGTCGGCTTGTTCGTCCTCTATCGGTGGGTCTCACAGATGCCCGCAGAGATAACCGCCACAGAATCCGACTCCCCTGACGATTCAGACGCGACAGTAACAGACAGCGAAGAGAAGGGACTCACTCGCCGAATTCTCGAGTACAGTTTGCCCCTGTCCGTGACTGGTGCGTCTGCGATCATGTTCAAGCGCGTCGATATCGTCCTCGTCGGGGCGTTTCTCACCCCTATCGCGGTCGCATACTACACCCTGGCAAAGCAGCTGACGGAGTTTGTCATCGCACCGGCTAGCTCGCTCGGATTCGCTGTTGCGCCGACGTTTGGCGAATCAAAATCGAGCAACGACATCGAACGGGCCTCGAGCATCTACAGAACGGCACTCGAGTACAACCTTTTGCTGTACATTCCAGCGGCGGCAGGGATGATTCTTGTTGCCGATCCCGCGATCCGACTTGTCTTCGGCGCGGACTATCTCGGTGCGATCCCGCTCGTCCAGATCCTGGCGATTTTCGTCGTCTTGGAGTCGATTAACAAGATCACGAACGATGCGCTCGATTACCTTGGGCGCGCCCGTCACCGTGCGATATCGAAGGGCGGGGCAGCGATCCTCAACGTCGGCCTCAATCTCGCGCTCTTGCCGATCATCGGCGTTGCCGGGGCTGCGATTTCGACCGTCGTCAGCTACGTACTCATGGTCATCGTCAACCTCTATCTGATCCACCTCGAGTTGTCGCTGTCGGGCCGGGCGCTTGCGGTTACGGTTGCAAAAACCTGCTCGATCGCGCTCGGGATGTCGCTTATCGTCGTCGCGTTTCTCCCCTACGTCTCCGGACTCATCACGTTGTTCGCAGCGATCGGCATCGGCGTTGCGGTATGGCTTGCCCTGGCAGTCGGGAGCGGCTTGCTCGACATTCGGTGGGCGATGTCTCAACTAAGTTAA